Proteins from a single region of Sporosarcina sp. P33:
- the grpE gene encoding nucleotide exchange factor GrpE, translating into MTEKQEFNGQQDENLSVDEQELNEAADQPEAEEVVEELTKEQELENKIDELTKALEEEESKRLRVLADMENMKRRASLDYQTLQTYRAQNVMVNILPVLDNFERALSVEAKEEETKSLLTGMEMVYRSLVEALKSEGLEEIEALDKEFDPNFHQAVMTGSEDDKESGIILDEMQKGYKLKERVLRPSMVKVNE; encoded by the coding sequence GTGACGGAAAAACAAGAATTTAACGGGCAGCAAGATGAAAATCTTTCCGTGGATGAGCAGGAGCTCAACGAAGCGGCTGATCAGCCTGAAGCTGAAGAAGTCGTTGAAGAGCTCACAAAAGAGCAGGAACTTGAGAACAAAATAGATGAATTAACGAAAGCACTTGAAGAAGAAGAGAGTAAGCGGCTGCGTGTTTTGGCAGATATGGAAAACATGAAAAGACGGGCTTCACTCGACTATCAGACGCTGCAGACTTATCGTGCACAAAACGTAATGGTAAATATTTTGCCTGTACTCGATAACTTTGAGCGCGCTCTTTCAGTAGAAGCAAAAGAAGAGGAAACCAAATCCCTCCTCACAGGAATGGAGATGGTCTACCGCTCACTTGTGGAAGCACTGAAATCAGAAGGCTTAGAAGAAATTGAGGCGCTGGATAAAGAGTTTGATCCGAACTTCCACCAGGCAGTCATGACTGGCAGTGAAGATGACAAAGAGTCCGGAATTATCCTGGACGAAATGCAAAAAGGATATAAGCTTAAAGAACGCGTGCTCAGACCATCCATGGTAAAAGTAAACGAATAA
- the hrcA gene encoding heat-inducible transcriptional repressor HrcA — protein sequence MLTNRQLLILQLTVKDFIESAQPVGSRQLSKKPEAPFSSATIRNDMADLEDMGYLEKTHTSSGRVPSEKGYRFFVDHLLQPQALGLEDSLQLRTVFQEKVGESEELIRKSATILSELTNYTSILLGPDTSAHAVKKFSIVPLDQQRAVAIIVTDNGHVENRIFDIPQGLTASEIEKTVNILNERLIGTSLVQLQQKLQLEAKHVFEQHIHQAEQLFSSLQQAIAVEPEERLYFGGKLNMWKQPEFHDFQKMQSFFELIEKGNPAMALFQKNGQGIQVRIGSENNVLDMEDYSVITSTYSAGENMEGSIAIIGPKRMDYGRVITLLDILSSDLSSALHRLNIGQDGNRGQDR from the coding sequence ATGTTGACAAACAGACAATTGCTCATACTACAATTGACAGTGAAAGATTTCATCGAGTCTGCTCAGCCTGTGGGTTCCAGACAGCTGTCAAAGAAGCCGGAAGCGCCATTTAGTTCGGCAACCATCCGGAATGATATGGCGGATCTGGAGGACATGGGTTATTTAGAAAAGACTCACACATCATCTGGAAGAGTGCCTTCTGAAAAAGGCTACCGGTTTTTTGTAGATCATTTACTGCAGCCGCAAGCGCTGGGTCTGGAAGACAGCTTGCAGCTGCGGACGGTATTTCAGGAGAAAGTAGGAGAGTCCGAAGAGTTAATTCGTAAATCTGCGACCATTCTGTCGGAGCTGACGAATTATACGTCTATATTACTTGGGCCTGATACTTCAGCACATGCCGTCAAGAAATTTTCAATTGTACCTTTGGATCAGCAACGGGCAGTCGCGATTATCGTCACAGATAATGGTCATGTGGAAAATCGTATTTTCGATATACCGCAGGGACTGACTGCTTCAGAAATTGAGAAGACGGTAAATATTTTAAATGAACGCCTAATCGGCACATCGCTTGTGCAGCTGCAGCAAAAATTGCAGCTCGAAGCGAAGCATGTATTTGAACAGCATATTCACCAGGCGGAACAACTATTCAGCTCATTGCAGCAAGCGATTGCTGTGGAGCCTGAAGAACGGTTGTATTTCGGCGGGAAATTGAATATGTGGAAACAACCGGAATTTCACGACTTCCAAAAGATGCAGTCGTTTTTTGAACTGATCGAGAAGGGCAATCCTGCAATGGCTCTTTTCCAAAAGAATGGACAAGGAATTCAAGTTCGCATCGGTTCTGAAAACAATGTGCTGGATATGGAAGATTATAGCGTGATCACTTCCACATACTCGGCAGGGGAGAATATGGAAGGTTCCATTGCAATTATCGGTCCGAAACGGATGGATTACGGAAGAGTCATTACGCTGCTTGATATTTTAAGCAGTGATTTATCTTCTGCACTTCACCGGCTGAACATCGGACAAGACGGGAACAGGGGGCAAGACAGGTGA
- the hemW gene encoding radical SAM family heme chaperone HemW, whose amino-acid sequence MRGVYIHIPFCQQICYYCDFNKVFLKNQPVDQYIESIGKEFHYMKEAGYSFDQVETVFLGGGTPTALNVAQLDRLLTIVSQYIDVTALKEFTTEANPDDLSEDQLVVLKEKGVNRLSIGVQTFNERLLKQIGRTHSNEDVERVIAAARKIGFDNISIDLMYGLPTQTAEEWEETLDRALSLDLPHYSAYSLIVEPKTVFYNRMVKGKLPLPGEDIEAEMFAMVMDRMNKKGLNQYEISNFAKSGYPSFHNLIYWENSHYAGIGAGAHGYLGKERYANVGPLTHYIDLLEDGKLPRKEVHEVTQSESMEEEMFLGLRIIEGVSMKEFEEKFKRPIREVFGKPIEELQRQGLLQITGDHLQLTRKGVFQGNTAFQEFLLDK is encoded by the coding sequence ATGCGGGGAGTGTATATTCATATACCGTTTTGCCAGCAAATCTGTTATTACTGTGATTTTAATAAAGTATTCCTGAAAAATCAGCCGGTCGATCAATATATAGAATCCATCGGAAAAGAGTTTCATTATATGAAAGAAGCCGGCTATTCGTTTGATCAAGTGGAAACGGTGTTTTTAGGCGGAGGCACTCCAACGGCACTCAATGTCGCGCAGCTTGACCGTTTACTGACGATCGTTTCACAATATATTGATGTGACAGCGCTGAAGGAGTTTACGACAGAAGCAAATCCTGATGATCTGTCGGAAGATCAGCTGGTCGTATTAAAAGAGAAAGGCGTGAACCGTCTATCCATCGGTGTCCAGACTTTTAACGAACGTTTGCTGAAGCAAATAGGCCGGACTCATTCCAATGAAGATGTGGAACGCGTCATTGCTGCCGCGCGTAAGATCGGTTTCGATAACATCAGCATTGATCTCATGTACGGACTGCCGACGCAAACGGCGGAAGAATGGGAAGAGACGCTTGACCGCGCATTATCACTTGATTTGCCGCATTACTCTGCGTACTCATTGATTGTGGAGCCGAAAACGGTATTCTACAACCGGATGGTCAAAGGCAAGCTGCCGCTGCCAGGGGAAGATATAGAGGCAGAAATGTTTGCTATGGTGATGGACCGCATGAATAAAAAGGGCCTGAATCAGTATGAAATCAGTAATTTTGCTAAATCCGGCTATCCTTCGTTTCATAACCTGATTTATTGGGAAAACTCTCACTATGCGGGAATCGGGGCAGGCGCACATGGTTATCTTGGGAAAGAGCGCTATGCGAACGTTGGCCCGCTGACACACTATATTGATTTGCTGGAAGATGGAAAACTGCCTCGTAAAGAAGTGCATGAAGTGACACAGTCCGAATCCATGGAAGAAGAAATGTTTCTGGGTCTGCGGATTATTGAAGGGGTATCCATGAAAGAATTTGAGGAAAAGTTCAAACGGCCAATCCGCGAAGTATTCGGAAAGCCAATAGAAGAACTGCAGCGTCAAGGGCTTCTGCAAATCACAGGAGATCATCTTCAGCTGACGAGAAAAGGTGTTTTTCAAGGAAATACAGCATTTCAGGAATTTTTACTCGATAAGTGA